The Chitinivorax sp. B genome has a segment encoding these proteins:
- a CDS encoding TIGR03013 family XrtA/PEP-CTERM system glycosyltransferase, with product MLRIFNHYVPLTTLLLLFTELLAIGLSIYVVNYIPWQTFGIVGMHQLAQPILPKAAFVSLLMVGVMGACGLYQSAFVGGMREIAVRLIVAFGLPSIAMAVLIYWLESMRFGAREMFWSISVSLLSISLIRLVFFKWTNLGVFKPRVLVLGTGSRAVKVDEAARHRFGGNNLDIVGYMPPASATPHAVAASRILPEEENLLEAVEKYGINEIVIAIRDRRGGNLPIHELLECRMQGVRVLELSTFFERECGQVKLDSLNPSWMVFNDGFNQSTTRDVVKRIFDLSASFLLLLVASPFMLLTALAIKLEDQGPVLYSQERVGQNEQVFTIFKFRSMRTDSEKDGRPRWAQTNDDRITRVGKLIRLLRIDELPQIINVLRGDMSFVGPRPERPFFVSKLEAEIPYYAMRHCMKPGITGWAQVRYAYGATVEDSKEKLQYDLYYVKNHSLFLDILILIETVQVVLWGKGAR from the coding sequence ATGTTACGAATTTTTAACCATTATGTCCCATTGACCACTTTGCTGTTGCTCTTTACGGAGCTGCTTGCAATCGGGCTTTCAATATATGTAGTCAATTACATACCTTGGCAGACCTTCGGCATTGTTGGTATGCATCAGTTGGCACAGCCTATTTTGCCAAAAGCAGCCTTCGTGTCTCTGCTCATGGTGGGTGTTATGGGGGCCTGCGGGTTGTACCAGTCAGCATTTGTAGGGGGGATGCGTGAAATCGCTGTTCGATTGATCGTAGCGTTTGGTCTGCCCAGCATTGCCATGGCCGTGTTGATCTACTGGCTTGAATCCATGCGGTTCGGTGCACGCGAGATGTTTTGGTCGATATCCGTGTCATTGCTATCGATTTCGCTGATTCGCCTGGTCTTCTTCAAATGGACCAATCTGGGTGTGTTCAAGCCGCGGGTGTTGGTGCTGGGCACAGGTAGTAGGGCAGTCAAGGTTGACGAAGCTGCCCGTCACCGCTTTGGCGGCAACAATCTGGATATTGTCGGCTACATGCCACCGGCTTCCGCAACGCCCCATGCCGTTGCAGCTTCCCGCATTTTACCGGAAGAGGAAAATCTGCTTGAGGCGGTCGAGAAATATGGTATCAACGAAATCGTGATTGCAATCCGTGATCGTCGAGGTGGCAATCTTCCAATTCACGAATTGTTGGAATGCCGTATGCAGGGGGTGCGTGTCCTTGAGCTGTCCACGTTTTTTGAGCGGGAATGCGGTCAAGTCAAACTGGATTCGTTGAATCCAAGCTGGATGGTTTTCAATGATGGCTTTAATCAAAGCACCACACGCGACGTTGTCAAACGGATTTTTGATCTGTCAGCAAGCTTTCTATTGTTGTTGGTGGCATCGCCATTCATGCTGTTGACGGCGTTGGCAATCAAACTGGAAGATCAAGGCCCTGTACTGTATAGCCAGGAACGAGTGGGGCAAAATGAGCAGGTATTTACGATCTTCAAGTTCCGCAGTATGCGGACGGATTCAGAAAAGGACGGCAGGCCACGTTGGGCGCAGACGAATGACGATCGGATCACCCGGGTTGGTAAACTGATCCGCCTGTTACGGATTGATGAGCTGCCACAGATCATTAATGTATTACGTGGGGATATGAGCTTTGTAGGCCCACGGCCTGAGCGGCCTTTCTTTGTCAGTAAGCTGGAGGCTGAAATCCCATATTATGCGATGCGGCATTGCATGAAGCCCGGAATCACAGGCTGGGCACAAGTGCGATATGCTTATGGCGCAACAGTTGAGGATTCTAAAGAAAAGCTGCAGTACGACCTCTACTATGTAAAGAATCATTCACTGTTTCTGGATATTCTGATTCTGATTGAAACTGTGCAAGTCGTGTTGTGGGGTAAAGGAGCGCGGTGA
- the prsK gene encoding XrtA/PEP-CTERM system histidine kinase PrsK: protein MELTVGVLSYSLAAAAYAVLAIRLHGSLTGDRRNLALVLSCVGSVAWAAFCAYSLPFLPRWPLETVRNLLWFIFVLSVLGGSLDTRTQHLARRLGGAVILVCGLLMAAQLAVVLQRSLASSAVLGLLAGPAGNVVQSVIGLVLLEQLFRNTHTEQRWGVKFLCLGLAGIYVTDFYMYSEALLFQGIDRSTYEVRGFVAASMAALIGISWSRNPQWELTVSLSRRMMLQSATLLAAGLYLLLMAAAGYYIRFFGGDWGGVLQAFFLFAAVVSLLAALFSGTIRAYAKVFVSKHFFSYRYDYREEWLRFTRALSEGEPGVHLRERSIRAIAELVESPGGSLWLRDERNQFVPAARWNMPEVVDCEPADSSLCRFLEDRQWVVDIEEYAQIPGHYAELQVLPNWLMALNRPRLIIPLILHERMIGFVVLAQFRSHLSLNWEVNDLLKTAARQAAGFLAQLEAAQALLVSRQFESFNRMSAFVVHDLKNVVAQLSLMLKNAAKHKHNPEFQNDMLETVGHAIDKMNRLLMQLRKGAQSIDKPELTELADIVRKVVADKSGVAPQPVVLGCHAGLIVHADNERLQRVVGHLVQNAVEATPPTGEVNVQLDHVGDCARIEVRDTGKGMSPQFIRERLFKPFETTKSMGMGIGTYESREYIRQLGGSIDVHSEEGKGTTFVVTLPLAQVTTLTA from the coding sequence ATGGAACTCACGGTCGGTGTTCTCAGTTACAGCTTGGCGGCTGCGGCCTATGCGGTATTGGCTATTCGTCTGCATGGCAGCCTGACGGGGGATCGGCGCAATCTGGCGTTGGTGTTGTCGTGTGTGGGTAGCGTCGCCTGGGCAGCATTCTGTGCATATTCACTTCCTTTTCTTCCACGCTGGCCGTTGGAAACCGTACGTAATCTACTTTGGTTCATTTTTGTATTGAGTGTGTTGGGTGGCAGCTTGGACACCCGTACACAGCATCTGGCACGGCGATTGGGCGGCGCAGTGATCTTGGTCTGCGGCTTGTTGATGGCAGCGCAACTGGCAGTTGTGCTGCAACGCAGTCTAGCATCCAGCGCCGTGCTCGGCCTGTTGGCAGGGCCTGCAGGGAACGTTGTACAGTCTGTCATTGGGCTGGTGTTGCTGGAGCAGCTATTTAGAAACACCCACACAGAGCAGCGATGGGGAGTGAAGTTTCTGTGTCTTGGTTTGGCAGGTATTTATGTCACTGACTTTTACATGTACTCCGAGGCGCTGTTGTTTCAGGGAATTGATCGCAGTACTTACGAAGTGAGGGGCTTCGTTGCCGCATCCATGGCTGCTTTGATCGGTATTTCCTGGTCACGTAATCCCCAGTGGGAACTGACTGTCTCCCTGTCACGACGGATGATGTTGCAATCGGCTACGCTGTTGGCAGCTGGCCTGTATTTGTTGCTGATGGCAGCTGCCGGCTACTACATCCGCTTTTTCGGCGGCGATTGGGGGGGAGTGCTTCAAGCCTTTTTCCTGTTTGCGGCGGTGGTATCGTTACTCGCTGCCTTGTTCTCAGGCACCATTCGCGCCTATGCGAAGGTGTTCGTCAGCAAACACTTCTTCAGTTATCGGTATGATTATCGGGAGGAGTGGTTACGTTTTACTCGGGCCTTATCAGAGGGGGAACCTGGAGTACACTTGCGTGAGCGATCAATCCGTGCCATTGCCGAATTGGTTGAGAGTCCAGGTGGCAGCCTCTGGTTGCGAGATGAGCGCAATCAGTTTGTGCCCGCTGCACGCTGGAACATGCCAGAGGTGGTGGATTGTGAGCCGGCTGACTCGTCCTTATGTCGATTTCTGGAAGATCGTCAGTGGGTAGTGGATATCGAAGAATACGCCCAGATACCCGGCCACTATGCGGAATTGCAGGTATTACCAAACTGGCTGATGGCATTGAACCGTCCGCGGCTGATCATTCCATTGATATTGCATGAGCGGATGATCGGTTTCGTTGTGTTAGCGCAATTTCGTAGCCATCTATCGCTAAACTGGGAAGTAAATGATCTGTTGAAGACCGCTGCCCGGCAGGCCGCTGGCTTTCTGGCTCAGTTGGAGGCAGCACAAGCCCTGTTGGTGTCCAGGCAATTCGAGTCATTCAATCGTATGTCTGCCTTTGTTGTCCATGACTTGAAGAATGTCGTTGCACAACTGTCCTTGATGTTGAAGAACGCCGCCAAACATAAGCACAACCCAGAATTTCAGAATGACATGTTGGAGACAGTCGGACATGCCATCGATAAGATGAATCGGCTGTTGATGCAGTTACGCAAAGGTGCACAGTCTATTGACAAGCCGGAATTGACCGAATTGGCGGACATTGTTCGCAAGGTGGTGGCTGACAAATCTGGTGTGGCGCCACAGCCTGTGGTGTTGGGCTGTCACGCAGGGCTGATTGTGCATGCGGACAATGAGCGTTTGCAGCGTGTCGTTGGCCATTTAGTACAGAATGCCGTAGAGGCCACACCACCAACAGGGGAAGTCAACGTACAGCTGGATCATGTGGGGGACTGTGCACGTATTGAAGTACGTGATACGGGTAAAGGCATGAGCCCGCAGTTCATCCGGGAGCGCCTATTCAAGCCCTTCGAAACAACCAAGAGCATGGGGATGGGCATCGGTACCTATGAAAGCCGCGAGTATATCCGCCAGCTTGGTGGCAGTATCGATGTGCACAGTGAAGAAGGCAAAGGCACAACATTTGTGGTGACATTGCCCTTGGCGCAAGTTACCACGCTAACAGCGTGA
- the prsT gene encoding XrtA/PEP-CTERM system TPR-repeat protein PrsT: MHFTRLPYRINPLSNRIAMRVSLPAQRGGNGRFGLTRIASALSLAIALSLTACSKQESPAVLMQQAQQLEAKGDRKAAIIQLKNLLQQQPDDGEARLMLGRLYIETGEADLADIELRKAATLMGDKSKVALMIARSLQAKGDYKKSLDELTSEKVPNADTNPEVLTLRAGAYVALNRLDEAKSSLEAALKVAPAHVPAMLGLVRMALVAGDKDTANRHLDTALEKAPKDANALLMKGDMVRVAGDKVAAVTFYRRALEADPGKAPAYLTLASMAIEEGKFDDARKLLKDVQKAAPGTLMAKYLEALLAFREKKHDEAERAILEVLKIAPKHLQSNLLAGAIGYVKGNYAQAENSLKLVMEYNKDNDYARRLLAATLLKQKQPERAITLLEEGLRGKPDDAGMLNLLGEAYLQAGNHSKATDILAKAAQAAPADPNTRARLALSRIAGGDAERGMVDLESAFSPSQESFQAEVMLVMTSLNTREFAKAQKALEALEKKQPNNPLTFNLKAALAIAQEDNKAAKAHLEKAMSIAPDYLPAAVNLARLDLLNNQFEQGRKRLEAVIEKSPKNAEAMMALADFISTQPNKNAEVVAWLERARKADPTALRPFLALTQNAAKQGDMKKALAYAQEAVAAQPDSAEALDSLGLTQLTAGDKNQAIATFNKLVQLRPKLPSTHFRLAGAQAASGDLKSAITTLRNALALKPDFTEAQIALVELYLRENNADEALKVANSVDKLDAKSPIGITLQGDVYMQQKRYAEAINAYQKAMDRGPTTTVAVKLHGAQRLAGNVEQADAGLRKWLAAHPKELNGYLYFAESQLNAGNYKEAAALYETVLKQTPQNLLSLNNLAYLYQKLGDKRAEDVARSAVKIAPENPMILDTLAMILLDKNNTSGAIDNLKKALVNAKDNAEIRLHYAQALSKAGKRDEAKQELDRLLKTGKLPANLTKDATDLQASLK, translated from the coding sequence ATGCATTTCACCCGCCTGCCATATCGTATCAACCCATTATCCAACCGTATCGCCATGCGAGTTTCGCTTCCTGCCCAGAGGGGGGGTAACGGCCGGTTTGGTCTGACTCGCATTGCATCTGCATTGTCATTGGCGATTGCATTGAGTCTGACTGCGTGTAGTAAACAAGAGTCACCCGCAGTGCTGATGCAGCAAGCTCAGCAGCTGGAAGCCAAAGGCGATCGCAAAGCGGCCATCATTCAATTGAAGAATCTGTTGCAACAACAACCGGATGATGGAGAAGCGCGGCTGATGCTGGGGCGTCTTTATATTGAAACCGGTGAGGCGGATCTGGCAGATATTGAGTTGCGCAAGGCTGCAACCCTGATGGGGGACAAAAGCAAGGTTGCCTTGATGATTGCCCGATCCTTGCAAGCCAAGGGCGATTACAAGAAGTCATTGGATGAGTTGACCAGCGAAAAGGTACCGAATGCGGATACAAATCCAGAGGTATTGACGTTACGGGCTGGTGCGTATGTAGCGCTGAACCGGTTGGACGAAGCGAAATCAAGCTTGGAGGCCGCACTCAAGGTCGCGCCAGCTCATGTCCCGGCAATGTTGGGATTGGTCAGGATGGCGTTGGTAGCAGGAGATAAGGATACTGCTAATCGACACCTTGATACTGCACTGGAAAAAGCGCCCAAGGATGCTAATGCGTTGCTGATGAAGGGTGATATGGTGCGTGTTGCAGGTGATAAGGTTGCTGCCGTTACATTTTACCGTCGGGCATTGGAAGCAGATCCAGGCAAAGCACCAGCCTATTTGACTTTGGCCTCCATGGCGATTGAGGAGGGCAAGTTCGACGATGCCAGGAAGCTACTCAAAGATGTACAGAAAGCTGCCCCAGGTACGTTGATGGCGAAGTATCTGGAAGCCTTGTTGGCCTTCCGCGAGAAGAAGCATGATGAGGCTGAGCGTGCCATTCTGGAGGTGCTCAAGATTGCGCCAAAGCATTTGCAAAGCAATTTGCTTGCAGGGGCTATTGGGTATGTGAAGGGTAATTATGCACAAGCCGAAAATTCGCTCAAGTTGGTCATGGAGTACAACAAGGACAACGACTATGCTCGTCGCTTGTTGGCGGCCACCTTGTTGAAACAAAAACAACCGGAGCGGGCCATTACCTTGTTGGAAGAAGGGTTGCGCGGTAAACCGGATGATGCCGGTATGCTGAATCTATTGGGTGAAGCATATTTGCAGGCTGGCAACCATAGCAAGGCGACCGATATTCTGGCCAAAGCGGCCCAGGCCGCACCCGCTGACCCCAATACACGGGCCAGATTAGCATTGAGTCGAATCGCTGGTGGTGATGCAGAGCGTGGCATGGTGGACCTGGAGTCGGCTTTTTCGCCATCTCAAGAATCCTTCCAGGCTGAAGTCATGTTGGTTATGACATCCTTGAATACTCGCGAATTTGCCAAAGCTCAGAAGGCATTGGAGGCGCTGGAGAAAAAGCAGCCCAATAACCCACTGACCTTTAACTTGAAAGCGGCACTGGCCATTGCTCAGGAAGACAACAAGGCAGCCAAGGCCCATTTGGAAAAAGCCATGTCGATTGCGCCGGATTATCTCCCAGCTGCGGTCAATCTGGCACGACTGGACTTGTTGAACAATCAGTTTGAACAAGGTCGCAAGCGACTTGAAGCAGTGATCGAGAAATCGCCAAAAAATGCAGAAGCGATGATGGCGCTGGCGGACTTCATTTCGACCCAGCCTAACAAGAATGCGGAAGTGGTGGCATGGTTGGAGAGGGCACGTAAAGCCGACCCGACCGCATTGCGCCCATTTTTGGCGTTGACCCAAAATGCCGCCAAACAAGGCGATATGAAGAAGGCGTTGGCCTATGCGCAGGAGGCGGTAGCAGCACAGCCTGACAGCGCGGAGGCGCTGGATAGCCTGGGCCTGACGCAACTGACGGCGGGTGATAAGAACCAAGCCATTGCAACTTTCAACAAACTGGTGCAATTGCGTCCCAAGCTGCCGTCGACCCACTTCCGTTTGGCCGGTGCACAGGCTGCCAGTGGCGATCTGAAAAGTGCGATCACTACGCTACGCAATGCGCTGGCACTGAAGCCGGACTTCACAGAAGCGCAGATTGCACTGGTTGAACTTTACCTGCGCGAAAACAATGCTGATGAGGCCTTAAAGGTAGCAAACAGCGTCGACAAGCTTGATGCCAAGTCACCGATTGGCATCACCTTGCAAGGCGATGTCTATATGCAGCAAAAACGCTATGCTGAAGCAATCAATGCTTACCAGAAAGCGATGGATCGTGGCCCGACGACCACTGTGGCGGTCAAGCTGCATGGCGCACAGAGATTGGCCGGCAATGTGGAGCAGGCGGATGCTGGCCTTCGTAAATGGCTTGCAGCTCATCCGAAAGAATTGAACGGCTATCTCTACTTTGCAGAGTCTCAGCTGAACGCCGGCAACTACAAGGAAGCGGCGGCATTGTATGAAACCGTCTTGAAGCAAACGCCACAGAACCTGTTGTCATTGAACAACCTGGCCTATCTTTACCAAAAGCTTGGCGATAAGCGGGCGGAAGATGTGGCACGATCAGCAGTGAAAATTGCACCAGAGAATCCAATGATTCTCGACACATTGGCAATGATCCTGCTTGACAAGAATAACACCTCGGGTGCGATCGACAATTTGAAGAAAGCATTGGTCAACGCGAAGGACAACGCAGAAATCCGGCTGCATTATGCCCAAGCCCTGAGTAAAGCGGGTAAGCGCGATGAAGCCAAACAGGAACTTGATCGACTGCTCAAGACCGGTAAATTACCAGCCAATCTAACCAAAGATGCGACCGATCTGCAAGCTAGTCTCAAGTAA
- the prsT gene encoding XrtA/PEP-CTERM system TPR-repeat protein PrsT produces the protein MQPLIPATPTLRMTALALSIALLGLVSGCEKDKPPAASIERAQDFQAKGDRAAAVIQLKDLLQANPNNGDARMMLARLYMETGEPDLADIELGKAAALNVDKQKLALLTAQSLLNKAKFDKVLDTLTKGDPKLAMLPESLTYQGAAYLGLKKPDLAEKSFRDALQQKADHVPAILGLVRIAVDQKNEQAAFARIDEALAKSPNDAASLELKADLLRFTGKTKEAWDLYLKASQSDPGRVAPYLNLVVLALDQKKFDEAHKYLERFRKVAPKAYAGKYLGAFVAYKEGKLDQAHAEVSETLKVAPNHTPAVVLAGNIVFDKGNYAQAEKFFSAALDAAPDNMPLRLQLAKTWLRLGQQDRVLSSLLPILPENPNDIELIAIIGQAYVLNKDYSNAIQAFSRAAQLAPRNADAMTRLGVAKIYGGDAAGGLASLQEATKLGKGDNEAATVLAMTFLNRKEYDKALQAIDLIEQQQKPNPVTHNLRASVAIAKQDVPTARKHFEAALAMQPDFVQAAFNLARLDAMEKKFADGRKYLDAIIQKQPSNVAAMQAMAEYLMLAPGNTKEATTWMEKANKIDPAAIGPVIFLTNQAMREGNQKKALAYASAGVATAVDNADMLDNLAKVQIMVGEKNQAKATYVKMVQLQPRSAAAHFKLAGVQGILGDVAGAIESAKQAISLNPRFLEAYIGLAELYLRNKQPKETLGIAERLKRGESTKPLGLTLEGDVFMQAKQYGEAVAAYQKAFDLISSGPALVKLHSAKRLAGDASANAMLDKWIGEHPTDMNVRFYIAEVMLRDKIYAEAAKRYEAILKVSPNNPLATANLAVAYHEMKDPRAKDLVNQVTKLAPTDPMVLGTVGSIQLESGAAKDAVKTYQQAVALDRSKMGLRFGLAQALAKDGQKEPARKELRDILATEGQFAERDAAVALLKDLGK, from the coding sequence ATGCAACCGTTAATCCCCGCTACGCCCACCCTGCGAATGACAGCCTTGGCGTTGTCGATCGCACTGCTCGGATTGGTCAGTGGCTGTGAAAAAGACAAGCCCCCAGCTGCCAGCATTGAGCGTGCGCAGGATTTCCAGGCGAAGGGTGATCGCGCCGCTGCAGTTATTCAGTTGAAGGATCTACTGCAAGCCAATCCCAATAATGGCGATGCCCGCATGATGTTGGCTCGTCTCTATATGGAAACGGGCGAGCCGGATTTGGCCGACATCGAGTTGGGCAAAGCTGCAGCCTTGAATGTTGACAAACAGAAGCTGGCCTTGTTGACGGCGCAAAGCCTGTTGAATAAAGCCAAATTCGACAAGGTGCTGGATACCTTGACCAAAGGGGATCCGAAGCTGGCAATGTTGCCTGAAAGCCTGACCTATCAGGGGGCTGCTTACCTTGGGTTGAAAAAGCCTGACCTTGCAGAAAAGAGCTTCCGTGATGCCTTGCAGCAAAAGGCAGACCATGTGCCAGCCATCCTTGGGTTGGTGCGTATTGCGGTGGACCAGAAAAATGAGCAGGCTGCTTTTGCACGTATCGATGAAGCGCTGGCCAAGTCGCCCAACGACGCTGCCTCACTGGAATTGAAAGCAGATCTTCTGCGGTTTACTGGCAAGACGAAAGAGGCATGGGATCTATACCTGAAGGCTTCGCAATCCGATCCCGGCCGTGTGGCACCTTATTTGAATCTGGTGGTGCTGGCACTGGATCAGAAAAAGTTCGATGAAGCGCACAAGTACTTGGAGCGTTTCCGTAAAGTGGCGCCAAAGGCCTATGCAGGCAAGTATCTGGGGGCATTCGTCGCTTATAAGGAGGGCAAACTCGATCAAGCCCATGCGGAAGTCAGCGAAACCCTGAAAGTGGCGCCTAACCACACACCTGCCGTAGTACTGGCAGGCAACATCGTGTTTGACAAGGGTAACTATGCGCAGGCTGAAAAGTTCTTCAGTGCAGCGCTGGATGCTGCTCCCGACAACATGCCGTTACGGTTGCAATTGGCCAAGACCTGGTTAAGGCTAGGTCAACAAGATCGAGTCCTGTCGTCCCTGTTGCCGATATTGCCGGAGAATCCGAACGACATTGAGCTGATTGCCATCATCGGACAAGCGTATGTCCTGAACAAAGATTACAGCAATGCCATCCAGGCATTCAGTCGGGCCGCGCAATTGGCACCACGTAATGCCGATGCAATGACGCGACTGGGCGTGGCCAAGATTTATGGTGGCGATGCGGCAGGTGGTTTGGCCAGCTTGCAAGAGGCGACCAAGCTGGGTAAGGGGGACAACGAAGCCGCTACCGTCCTGGCCATGACCTTCCTGAATCGCAAGGAGTACGACAAGGCGCTGCAGGCCATTGACCTGATCGAACAACAGCAGAAACCCAATCCGGTGACCCATAACCTGCGAGCATCTGTCGCGATTGCCAAGCAGGATGTGCCGACCGCCCGCAAGCATTTTGAGGCAGCATTGGCCATGCAACCGGACTTTGTGCAAGCGGCGTTCAATTTGGCACGCCTGGATGCAATGGAAAAGAAGTTTGCTGATGGCCGCAAGTATCTGGATGCCATTATCCAGAAGCAGCCGTCCAATGTCGCAGCTATGCAAGCCATGGCTGAATATCTGATGTTGGCTCCTGGCAACACCAAGGAAGCCACCACATGGATGGAAAAAGCCAACAAGATCGACCCGGCAGCGATTGGTCCGGTTATTTTTCTGACCAATCAGGCAATGCGCGAAGGCAATCAGAAAAAGGCATTGGCCTACGCGAGTGCTGGTGTGGCAACCGCAGTGGATAACGCAGACATGCTGGACAATCTGGCCAAGGTACAGATCATGGTGGGTGAGAAAAACCAGGCTAAAGCCACTTACGTGAAGATGGTGCAGTTGCAGCCCAGGTCAGCTGCGGCACACTTCAAGTTGGCGGGTGTGCAGGGTATTCTCGGTGACGTGGCGGGCGCCATCGAAAGCGCCAAGCAAGCTATCAGCCTCAATCCGCGCTTCCTTGAAGCTTATATTGGTCTTGCCGAGCTGTATTTGCGCAACAAGCAGCCCAAAGAAACCCTGGGGATAGCCGAGCGCTTGAAACGTGGTGAATCAACCAAGCCACTTGGCTTGACGTTGGAGGGCGACGTTTTCATGCAGGCCAAGCAGTATGGCGAAGCTGTGGCGGCGTATCAGAAGGCATTCGACCTGATCAGTAGTGGACCAGCACTGGTCAAGTTGCATTCAGCCAAGCGACTGGCTGGCGATGCCTCTGCCAATGCCATGCTCGACAAGTGGATTGGCGAGCACCCGACGGATATGAATGTTCGCTTTTATATCGCCGAGGTGATGCTGCGCGACAAAATCTATGCTGAAGCGGCGAAGCGGTATGAAGCTATTCTGAAAGTATCACCTAACAATCCATTGGCCACTGCTAACCTGGCCGTGGCTTATCATGAGATGAAGGACCCGCGTGCCAAGGATCTGGTAAATCAAGTCACGAAGCTGGCGCCAACAGATCCTATGGTGTTGGGAACAGTTGGCAGTATCCAACTGGAGTCTGGTGCTGCCAAAGATGCGGTAAAGACCTATCAACAAGCCGTGGCATTGGATCGTAGCAAGATGGGCTTGCGTTTCGGTTTGGCGCAAGCCTTGGCCAAAGATGGGCAGAAGGAGCCGGCTCGGAAAGAGCTGCGTGACATCCTGGCGACTGAGGGTCAATTTGCAGAGCGGGATGCCGCGGTTGCCTTGCTGAAGGACCTTGGAAAATAG
- the prsR gene encoding PEP-CTERM-box response regulator transcription factor — MESSATQTKGTLLVVEDDPGLQKQMKWSFDGYEVVVAGDRETALSMVRRHEPPVVTLDLGLPPDADGASEGHATLEQMLAMAPDTKIIVVTGNQDRENAVRAIGNGAYDFYLKPFDPEMLQLIVDRAFRLYALQQDNKRLQMRQGESPMAGIITRDPAMQKICRNIEKVAPSSATVMLLGESGTGKEVLARGVHQLSPRADKKFIAINCAAIPENLLESELFGYEKGAFTGAVKQTKGKIEYADGGTLFLDEIGDLPMPLQAKLLRFLQERVVERVGGREEIPVDVRIVCATHQNLRNLITEGRFREDLFYRLSEIVINIPPLRARDGDAVLLAHAFMNKFRQQEGRGSLSFSQEALAAIEKHLWPGNVREMENCIKRAVVMADGAQIMLDDLGLPLTEAELEPLNLRQVREEAERKAIVKVLSRVDGNIARAADVLGISRPTLYDLLNRYGLK, encoded by the coding sequence TTGGAAAGTTCAGCCACTCAAACCAAAGGTACATTGCTGGTAGTAGAAGATGACCCGGGCTTGCAGAAGCAAATGAAGTGGAGCTTTGATGGCTATGAAGTCGTTGTGGCTGGGGATCGTGAAACGGCTTTGTCCATGGTACGCCGCCACGAACCACCTGTCGTGACATTGGATCTGGGCCTGCCGCCGGATGCCGATGGCGCCAGCGAAGGGCATGCCACGCTGGAGCAGATGCTGGCCATGGCGCCGGATACCAAGATCATTGTGGTAACTGGAAACCAGGATCGTGAAAATGCGGTCAGAGCCATTGGGAATGGTGCTTATGACTTCTACCTGAAGCCGTTTGACCCGGAAATGTTGCAACTGATTGTCGACCGTGCTTTTCGATTGTATGCATTGCAGCAGGACAACAAGCGCCTACAGATGCGTCAGGGTGAGTCCCCGATGGCGGGAATCATTACTCGCGATCCGGCGATGCAGAAGATCTGTCGGAATATTGAAAAAGTGGCACCCAGTAGTGCTACGGTGATGTTGCTTGGAGAATCAGGTACCGGCAAGGAAGTGCTGGCGCGGGGCGTACATCAGCTTTCCCCCAGGGCTGACAAGAAATTCATTGCCATCAACTGTGCGGCTATTCCCGAAAACCTGCTCGAATCAGAGCTGTTTGGTTATGAAAAGGGAGCCTTTACTGGGGCTGTCAAGCAAACAAAAGGCAAAATCGAGTATGCCGATGGCGGTACCTTGTTTCTGGATGAAATTGGCGATTTGCCGATGCCATTGCAAGCCAAATTATTACGATTTCTACAGGAAAGAGTAGTGGAGCGGGTTGGCGGGCGTGAGGAAATCCCGGTGGATGTCCGTATCGTGTGTGCCACGCACCAGAACCTCCGGAATCTGATTACCGAAGGTCGGTTCCGCGAGGATCTGTTCTACCGGCTGTCCGAGATCGTCATCAATATCCCGCCATTACGTGCTCGTGATGGTGATGCAGTATTGCTGGCCCATGCCTTCATGAATAAGTTCAGGCAACAGGAAGGGCGTGGTAGCTTGTCTTTTTCACAAGAGGCATTGGCTGCCATTGAAAAGCACCTTTGGCCAGGTAACGTGCGAGAAATGGAAAACTGCATCAAACGCGCTGTGGTGATGGCAGATGGTGCGCAAATCATGCTGGATGATCTGGGACTGCCGCTGACGGAGGCGGAACTGGAACCCTTGAACCTACGACAGGTTCGAGAAGAAGCCGAACGAAAAGCAATCGTCAAAGTATTATCCCGAGTGGATGGCAACATAGCCCGTGCGGCCGATGTATTGGGTATTAGCCGACCGACACTCTATGATCTGTTGAATCGTTATGGATTGAAGTAA